Proteins encoded within one genomic window of Fibrobacter succinogenes:
- a CDS encoding argininosuccinate synthase: MAKTESKKKVVLAYSGGLDTSIIIPWLKETYDVEVIAFAADLGQNDFPNAKALEEKALKTGASKCYVLDLKKEFLEEYVWPTVRAGAKYEGTYLLGTSFARPLIAKYQVKIAEKEGAYAVAHGATGKGNDQVRFELTYAALNPKLEVIAPWKDPRWTFHSREDAIDYAAAHKIPLNGISKKKIYSEDGNLWHLSHEGGVLEFPEQEHKYEFLKHTNTYEKAPNKADHVTISFEKGNPVAINGKKMGAVELLEFLNEIGGKNACGLLDIVENRLVGLKSRGVYETPGGTLLYKAHECLQQLVLDKETLFEAQKMSMTYANLVYNGQWFTPLRQAMDAFFNEVNKVVTGDVTLKLYKGNIIPAGIKSPYSLYDMGLGGFTDVDMYDQKDATGFIRCYGLPLKTRALLLGKKTNVDFGGVPSLKK, encoded by the coding sequence ATGGCTAAAACAGAATCCAAGAAGAAAGTCGTCCTCGCTTACAGCGGTGGACTCGATACCTCCATTATTATTCCTTGGCTCAAGGAAACCTACGACGTCGAAGTGATTGCATTCGCTGCCGACCTCGGCCAGAATGACTTCCCGAACGCAAAGGCTCTCGAAGAAAAGGCTCTCAAGACCGGTGCTTCCAAGTGCTACGTTCTCGACCTCAAGAAGGAATTCCTTGAAGAATACGTTTGGCCGACCGTTCGCGCCGGTGCTAAGTACGAAGGTACTTACCTCCTCGGTACGTCTTTCGCTCGTCCGCTCATCGCTAAGTACCAGGTAAAGATCGCTGAAAAGGAAGGCGCTTACGCTGTTGCTCACGGTGCTACCGGTAAGGGTAACGACCAAGTTCGTTTCGAACTCACCTACGCTGCTCTCAACCCGAAGCTCGAAGTCATCGCTCCGTGGAAGGACCCGCGCTGGACATTCCACAGCCGCGAAGACGCTATCGACTACGCCGCTGCACACAAGATTCCGCTCAACGGCATCAGCAAGAAGAAGATTTACTCCGAAGACGGCAACCTCTGGCACCTCTCTCACGAAGGTGGCGTCTTGGAATTCCCGGAACAGGAACACAAGTACGAATTCCTCAAGCACACCAACACGTATGAAAAGGCTCCGAACAAGGCCGATCACGTGACGATTTCCTTCGAAAAGGGCAATCCGGTTGCTATCAACGGCAAGAAGATGGGCGCTGTCGAACTCCTCGAATTCTTGAACGAAATCGGTGGTAAGAACGCTTGTGGTCTTTTGGACATCGTTGAAAACCGCCTCGTCGGCCTCAAGAGCCGCGGTGTTTATGAAACTCCGGGTGGCACGCTCCTTTACAAGGCTCACGAATGCTTGCAGCAGCTCGTGCTCGACAAGGAAACTTTGTTCGAAGCTCAGAAGATGTCTATGACCTATGCAAACCTTGTCTACAATGGCCAGTGGTTCACTCCGCTCCGCCAGGCTATGGATGCCTTCTTCAATGAAGTGAACAAGGTTGTGACTGGTGATGTGACCCTCAAGCTCTACAAGGGCAACATCATCCCGGCCGGCATCAAGAGCCCGTACAGCTTGTACGACATGGGCCTCGGTGGCTTCACGGACGTTGACATGTACGACCAGAAGGACGCTACTGGCTTCATCCGCTGCTACGGCCTCCCGCTCAAGACTCGCGCTCTCTTGCTCGGCAAGAAGACGAACGTCGACTTCGGTGGCGTTCCGAGCCTCAAGAAGTAA
- a CDS encoding DUF3078 domain-containing protein has translation MKKSLFAIGCAALISASTAFAEGGMFEGYLPENWQADVVAAVKFTRMQFSNWKLEDGTSSYTWLFSYDAALKAHWNVADWRNNLNLALGYTKTDGLGTRKSSDKIFYETMGDFNASEKIKPYVGARFESQFTRGYDYSEDEDGNEIKTVVSHFMAPGYVTQMAGVGYFPNDNFSTRLAFANRMTITADGSDSYAYADDKDTKKIEKFKNEPGLESITEFKYSFSEIVSFKSRLWAFVNFKGFDQIDGRWENLLALSLSPLFEFQISYDIAYDKDLDEDSQHKNVILLGVTWRMF, from the coding sequence ATGAAAAAATCATTGTTCGCAATCGGATGCGCTGCACTCATTTCTGCATCCACGGCATTTGCTGAAGGTGGCATGTTTGAAGGCTATCTGCCTGAAAATTGGCAAGCTGACGTAGTTGCCGCCGTCAAGTTTACACGTATGCAATTCAGCAACTGGAAACTCGAAGACGGTACATCCTCTTACACATGGCTTTTCAGCTATGATGCAGCTCTCAAGGCTCACTGGAATGTGGCCGATTGGCGCAACAATCTGAACCTTGCCCTTGGCTACACCAAGACGGACGGCCTTGGCACGCGCAAGTCTTCGGATAAGATTTTCTACGAAACCATGGGTGACTTCAACGCTTCCGAAAAAATCAAGCCGTATGTCGGAGCCCGCTTCGAATCTCAGTTTACGAGAGGCTACGACTATAGCGAAGACGAAGATGGAAACGAAATCAAGACGGTCGTTTCTCACTTCATGGCTCCTGGCTATGTCACGCAGATGGCTGGTGTAGGCTATTTCCCGAATGACAATTTCTCTACGCGCCTTGCTTTTGCAAACCGCATGACGATTACGGCTGATGGCTCTGATTCTTACGCATATGCCGACGATAAGGATACGAAGAAAATTGAAAAGTTCAAAAATGAACCGGGTCTCGAAAGCATCACTGAATTCAAGTATTCCTTCTCTGAAATCGTCTCCTTCAAGAGCCGTTTGTGGGCATTTGTCAACTTCAAGGGCTTTGATCAAATCGATGGCAGGTGGGAGAACCTTCTCGCGTTGTCGCTTTCTCCGCTCTTCGAATTCCAGATCAGTTACGATATCGCTTACGACAAGGACTTGGACGAGGATTCGCAGCACAAGAACGTGATTCTTCTTGGTGTCACCTGGCGCATGTTCTAA
- a CDS encoding TIGR02147 family protein yields the protein MKPVTEYEDYRIYMKDYYDEKKRVSSFSWREYARASGFTSPTYLKLVCECKTRLSPQGAEKVGEAMNLAGFELEYFKAMVTYCHAKTDQERKLAYEVMLELASNNKVKIVDGDAFRYFESWVHPVVRELAPVMPGATPGDIAKRCCQGVAAGNVRDSLDFMVKTGLLKKNGDNYVQADKHLKGSTAAVSVALRNMHREMAIFASEAVSRFSSSERNFTGLTMGISAEDYNLILQELDTCRKKIAQIALNSRRTERVYRLNLQLFPLTWGEDK from the coding sequence ATGAAGCCGGTAACGGAATACGAAGATTATCGTATCTACATGAAAGACTATTACGACGAAAAAAAAAGAGTTTCGTCGTTCTCGTGGCGCGAATATGCACGTGCTTCGGGATTTACGTCTCCGACTTATCTAAAACTGGTGTGTGAATGTAAAACCCGCCTTTCGCCTCAAGGGGCTGAAAAGGTCGGGGAGGCAATGAATCTGGCGGGCTTTGAACTTGAGTATTTTAAAGCAATGGTAACCTATTGCCACGCCAAGACAGATCAGGAACGCAAACTTGCGTATGAAGTCATGTTGGAGTTGGCTTCGAACAACAAGGTCAAAATCGTTGATGGCGATGCGTTCCGTTATTTTGAATCTTGGGTCCATCCGGTGGTGAGGGAACTTGCGCCGGTGATGCCTGGGGCGACTCCCGGTGATATTGCTAAGCGCTGTTGCCAAGGTGTTGCTGCCGGGAACGTCCGCGATTCGCTTGATTTTATGGTCAAGACGGGACTCTTGAAAAAGAACGGTGATAACTACGTGCAAGCCGATAAACATCTGAAAGGATCAACTGCTGCCGTGTCTGTCGCGTTACGTAATATGCACCGTGAAATGGCTATTTTTGCAAGTGAAGCGGTCAGTCGATTTTCTTCGTCGGAGAGAAACTTTACGGGACTCACGATGGGAATTTCTGCCGAAGATTATAATCTGATTTTGCAAGAGCTGGATACTTGCCGAAAAAAAATAGCTCAAATAGCCCTGAACAGTCGCCGTACTGAAAGGGTTTACAGATTGAATTTACAGTTGTTCCCGCTGACATGGGGGGAGGATAAGTGA
- a CDS encoding fibrobacter succinogenes major paralogous domain-containing protein, with protein MKKFVLCASLWIGLFLAACGDDSSVTSPSGKESLSTLTDSRDGQTYKTVVIGKQTWMAQNLNIETEKSFCFNDDSSNCTKYGRLYTWAAAMDSAGKWSSNGKGCGYKSECSAMSPVRGVCPNGWHLPTKAEFETLFSAVGGDSVAGKMLKSTSGWNFAKASGNGSDDYAFSALPVGYRDGGGDYTYVGNEATFWISTEKSDEYAYAMRLIYRKDNVDVDYRPKFMAFSVRCVKD; from the coding sequence ATGAAAAAATTTGTTCTTTGTGCTTCTCTTTGGATTGGACTTTTCCTTGCCGCCTGCGGCGATGATAGTTCTGTAACTAGCCCTTCGGGGAAGGAGTCTTTATCGACTTTGACGGACTCCCGCGACGGTCAAACCTATAAGACTGTCGTTATCGGAAAACAGACGTGGATGGCTCAGAACTTGAACATTGAAACGGAAAAATCATTCTGTTTCAATGACGATTCCTCCAACTGCACCAAGTACGGTCGCCTGTACACATGGGCTGCGGCGATGGACAGCGCGGGCAAGTGGAGTTCGAACGGCAAGGGGTGCGGCTATAAATCGGAATGTTCGGCGATGTCCCCGGTGCGTGGTGTTTGTCCGAATGGCTGGCACTTGCCGACAAAAGCGGAGTTTGAAACATTGTTCTCTGCTGTTGGCGGCGACTCTGTTGCGGGCAAGATGCTTAAATCAACAAGTGGCTGGAACTTTGCCAAAGCTAGCGGCAACGGCTCGGATGATTACGCGTTCTCGGCTTTGCCTGTCGGCTACAGGGATGGTGGGGGTGATTATACCTATGTGGGCAACGAAGCAACTTTTTGGATCTCTACAGAGAAGAGTGACGAGTATGCGTATGCCATGCGCTTGATCTATAGGAAAGACAATGTGGATGTGGACTATCGTCCCAAGTTCATGGCTTTTTCAGTTCGTTGCGTCAAAGACTAG
- the hisH gene encoding imidazole glycerol phosphate synthase subunit HisH, whose translation MAITVVDYNAGNLTSVMNALKFIGADAKVSRDPDEIAKATRLIFPGVGAAASAMETLTKTGIGEAIKAVVRAGNPVLGICIGCQIILEESEEDGGVKTLGLIPGRAVRFKDEPGLKIPHMGWNQVNFTREHPIMKGIRSGCDFYYVHSYYPQVPAEYAFAETTYGTQTFTGLIGKDNLIASQFHQEKSGEVGLAMLKNFCDWKI comes from the coding sequence ATGGCTATTACTGTTGTGGATTACAATGCGGGCAACTTAACGTCGGTGATGAATGCGCTCAAGTTCATTGGTGCCGATGCCAAGGTCAGTCGCGATCCTGACGAAATCGCAAAGGCAACGCGATTGATTTTCCCGGGAGTCGGCGCTGCGGCGTCTGCCATGGAAACGCTCACGAAGACCGGTATCGGCGAAGCCATCAAGGCTGTTGTCAGGGCTGGGAACCCGGTGCTCGGCATTTGCATCGGCTGCCAGATTATTCTTGAAGAAAGCGAAGAAGATGGTGGCGTAAAAACGCTTGGACTTATCCCTGGCCGTGCCGTGCGTTTCAAGGATGAACCGGGCCTCAAGATTCCGCACATGGGCTGGAACCAGGTGAACTTCACCCGCGAACACCCGATCATGAAGGGCATTCGCAGCGGTTGCGATTTTTATTACGTGCATTCCTATTACCCGCAGGTTCCGGCGGAATATGCTTTTGCCGAAACGACTTACGGAACGCAAACCTTTACCGGACTTATTGGCAAGGACAACTTAATTGCAAGCCAGTTCCATCAGGAAAAAAGTGGCGAGGTTGGACTTGCCATGCTCAAGAATTTCTGCGACTGGAAAATATAG
- a CDS encoding TIGR02147 family protein: MKPIIEYHDYRLYMQDYCNERIRVSAFSWREFSRVSGFSSPNYLKLVCDGKTRLSSRGAEMVGAAMGLVGFELEYFKKMVTYCDARNDQERKLAFDAMLDLAASQKVKIVDGEAFRYFESWVHPVVRELAPVMEGATPGEIAKLCCMEVSASDVRESLDFMVKVGLLKKNGKAYEQTDKYLKGTSGAVSVALRSMHREMAAFAEKAVDEFALSERNFSGLIMGLSAEDYEIIVQKIKAFRKEIADIALKSRATERVYRLNLQLFPLTWKKGENND, encoded by the coding sequence ATGAAACCTATTATTGAATATCATGATTATCGACTTTATATGCAGGATTATTGCAACGAGCGAATTCGTGTGTCGGCGTTTTCGTGGCGGGAATTTTCTCGCGTAAGTGGGTTTTCATCGCCGAATTACTTGAAGCTTGTGTGTGATGGCAAGACTCGTCTTTCGTCCCGTGGGGCTGAAATGGTTGGGGCTGCCATGGGCTTGGTAGGTTTTGAACTTGAATATTTTAAGAAAATGGTGACTTATTGCGATGCCAGGAACGATCAGGAACGCAAGCTTGCTTTTGATGCCATGTTGGATTTGGCCGCAAGCCAGAAAGTGAAAATTGTCGATGGCGAAGCGTTCAGATATTTTGAATCTTGGGTACATCCGGTAGTGAGAGAACTTGCGCCGGTGATGGAGGGAGCGACTCCGGGCGAAATAGCCAAACTGTGTTGTATGGAGGTCTCGGCTAGTGACGTCCGCGAGTCGCTTGATTTTATGGTGAAGGTGGGCCTTCTGAAAAAAAATGGCAAAGCCTACGAGCAGACGGACAAGTATCTGAAGGGAACTTCCGGAGCTGTTTCTGTGGCGTTGCGTTCCATGCATCGTGAAATGGCTGCCTTTGCGGAAAAAGCTGTTGATGAATTTGCTTTGTCTGAACGAAATTTTTCGGGCCTTATCATGGGATTGTCCGCTGAGGACTATGAAATAATCGTGCAAAAAATCAAAGCTTTCCGAAAAGAAATTGCGGACATAGCATTGAAAAGCCGTGCGACAGAAAGGGTTTATAGATTGAATTTACAGTTGTTTCCATTGACTTGGAAAAAAGGAGAGAACAATGATTAA